The following is a genomic window from Pseudomonas lurida.
ATTCCGGCACGTTTTAGCCGGTAGCCTTGCTTGACCAACTCAACCGTGTCCCGCGCCAGCGTGGCCGGGTTGCAGGACACATACACCAGACGCTTGGCCCCAAGGGTCGCGAGCTTGCGCACAACCTCCAGGGCACCATCGCGGGGTGGGTCCAAGAGTACCGCAGAAAAGCCCTGTTTGGCCCACTCCGCGTCAGTCAAAGGCTGGGACAAATCGGCCTGAAAAAACTGCGCATTATGCAAATTGTTGCTGGCGGCGTTGCCGGCCGCCCTGTCCACCATGGCCTGTACACCTTCCACCGCCACCACTTCGCGCACCTGGCGAGCCAGCGGCAAGGCAAAATTGCCCAAGCCGCAAAACAGGTCCAGCACCCGTTCATCGGGTTGTGGCGCGAGCCACTCCAGCGCCTGGGCGACCATCGCCGCGTTGACCCCGGCGTTGACTTGCACGAAATCTCCCGGCCGGTAGGCCAGTTCCAGATCCCATGCATCCAGGCGGAAGCCGAGGGCCTGGCTTGGCTCGACAGGTTCCGGCTGTCCCTCGCAATGCAGCCACAGTTGCGCGTCATGGAAGGTGCAAAATTCTTTCAAGATGTGCACGTCCGCTTCCGACAGCGCCGCCATGTGCCGCAGCAACACGGCGGTGGACGTACCACTGAACAACTCCACATGCCCGAGCACCTGGGGCTTGCTCAAGCGACGCAGCATGTTGGGCAGGCGCTGCATGATCGGTTGCAAGGGCTGTACCAGCACCGGGCAATCGTCGATCGCGACGATGTCCTGGCTGGCCACGGCGCGGAAACCGACTTGCAGGTGCTTGGCCTTGGCATCCCAACGCACCGCCACACGGGCGCGGCGACGGTAGCCGAACTCCGGCCCACTCAACGGCGCGGCCCACTCTTGCGGTTCGACACCCGCCACACGGGACAGTTGCTCGGCGAGCATGCGCTGTTTGAGGGCAAGTTGTTCGGCATGGGGCAAGTGCTGCACGCTGCAACCACCGCAACGGCCAAAGTGCGCGCAGGGTGCCGGGCGACGCAGTTCGCTGGCCGTGAACACGCGCTCGGTGCGGGCCTCGACGATTTTGCCGTGGGTGCCCAGCACCCGCGCTTCCACGTCTTCGCCGGCCAGCGCGCCATTCACAAACCAGGTGCGGCCCTCAAAGAACACAATGCCGCGCCCGTCATTGGCCAGGCGCTCGATGACCAGGCGTTGTTTCTTGCCCACGGGAATCTGCGGGGCTCGGCTGCCGCCGGTCGGTTGGAAGCGCAAGCCTCTCTCGTGCTTGGCCATCAGTTGGGCGCGTCGAAGATGCCGGTCGACAGGTAACGGTCGCCTCGGTCACAGATGATCGCGACAATCACCGCGTTTTCCACCTCTTTGGACAAGCGCAACATACCGGCCACGGCGCCACCGGAGGACACGCCGCAGAAGATGCCTTCTTCACGGGCCAGGCGGCGAGTGGTGTCTTCGGCTTCACGCTGGGCCATGTCGATGATGCGATCCACGCGCGTGGCGTTGTAGATCTTCGGCAGATACTCTTCGGGCCAGCGGCGGATGCCCGGGATGGCCGCGCCTTCCATCGGTTGCAGGCCAACGATCTGGATCGCCGGGTTCTGCTCCTTGAGGTAGCGCGAGTTGCCCATGATGGTACCGGTGGTGCCCATGGAACTGACGAAATGGGTGATGGTGCCCTGGGTCTGGCGCCAGATTTCCGGACCAGTGGTGGTGTAGTGCGCCTCGGGGTTGTCA
Proteins encoded in this region:
- the cysM gene encoding cysteine synthase CysM gives rise to the protein MTLQYPTIADCVGNTPLVRLQRMAGETSNTLLLKLEGNNPAGSVKDRPALSMITRAELRGQIKPGDTLIEATSGNTGIALAMAAAIKGYKMVLIMPDNGSAERKAAMTAYGAELVLVTQEEGMEGARDLAERMAAEGRGQVLDQFANGDNPEAHYTTTGPEIWRQTQGTITHFVSSMGTTGTIMGNSRYLKEQNPAIQIVGLQPMEGAAIPGIRRWPEEYLPKIYNATRVDRIIDMAQREAEDTTRRLAREEGIFCGVSSGGAVAGMLRLSKEVENAVIVAIICDRGDRYLSTGIFDAPN
- the rlmD gene encoding 23S rRNA (uracil(1939)-C(5))-methyltransferase RlmD — its product is MAKHERGLRFQPTGGSRAPQIPVGKKQRLVIERLANDGRGIVFFEGRTWFVNGALAGEDVEARVLGTHGKIVEARTERVFTASELRRPAPCAHFGRCGGCSVQHLPHAEQLALKQRMLAEQLSRVAGVEPQEWAAPLSGPEFGYRRRARVAVRWDAKAKHLQVGFRAVASQDIVAIDDCPVLVQPLQPIMQRLPNMLRRLSKPQVLGHVELFSGTSTAVLLRHMAALSEADVHILKEFCTFHDAQLWLHCEGQPEPVEPSQALGFRLDAWDLELAYRPGDFVQVNAGVNAAMVAQALEWLAPQPDERVLDLFCGLGNFALPLARQVREVVAVEGVQAMVDRAAGNAASNNLHNAQFFQADLSQPLTDAEWAKQGFSAVLLDPPRDGALEVVRKLATLGAKRLVYVSCNPATLARDTVELVKQGYRLKRAGILDMFPQTAHVEAMALFEAG